One Bradyrhizobium zhanjiangense DNA segment encodes these proteins:
- a CDS encoding IclR family transcriptional regulator — protein MGRRSERLSRQGVLAGDAGEGDVIQVVSRAFDVLRCFEGHEARLGNLEISNRCGLPRSTVSRLTHTLTRMGQLVYLPRDQKYRIGPSAVAMSASMMKGAQLRSMIRQRLQEVAEQLPGTVGFVVPDRFHLVYLQFARSASALGLHEGTGSRISMASTAAGAAYTAALAPEVGDAFIADMEREAPEAAKILRPRIEANRQSLRERGYVVACGLWSPHINGLAVPIWSPQYQTFVVITIGLLAAMYDEQRLHNEVAPLMLTLGRSLGSLMEGAEGDAFNNRLSRKPVAMAVRNNNKPINSEGVNELEAGTRRAHPARSLRAGDGRR, from the coding sequence ATGGGACGACGATCGGAGCGGTTAAGTAGGCAAGGTGTCCTCGCTGGCGATGCCGGTGAGGGTGATGTCATCCAGGTGGTGTCGCGCGCGTTCGACGTATTGCGATGCTTCGAGGGCCACGAGGCGCGGCTCGGCAATCTCGAGATTTCAAATCGCTGCGGCCTGCCGCGCTCGACGGTGTCGCGGCTCACGCACACGCTGACGCGGATGGGCCAGCTCGTCTACCTGCCGCGCGATCAAAAATATCGCATCGGCCCGAGTGCGGTGGCGATGAGCGCCTCGATGATGAAGGGCGCGCAGCTGCGCAGCATGATCCGCCAGCGGCTTCAGGAAGTCGCCGAGCAGCTTCCGGGCACGGTCGGCTTCGTCGTTCCCGATCGCTTCCATCTCGTTTACCTCCAGTTCGCACGCTCGGCGAGTGCGCTCGGCCTGCACGAGGGCACCGGCAGCCGCATCTCGATGGCTTCGACCGCGGCAGGCGCAGCCTACACCGCGGCACTGGCGCCCGAGGTCGGCGATGCCTTCATTGCGGACATGGAGCGGGAGGCCCCCGAGGCTGCAAAAATCTTGAGGCCCCGCATCGAGGCCAACCGGCAGTCGCTGCGCGAGCGCGGTTATGTCGTGGCCTGCGGCCTGTGGAGTCCGCACATCAACGGGCTCGCGGTGCCGATCTGGTCGCCGCAGTACCAGACCTTCGTCGTCATCACGATCGGCCTGCTGGCTGCAATGTATGACGAGCAGCGGCTGCATAACGAAGTCGCCCCGTTGATGCTCACGCTCGGCCGCTCGCTCGGCAGCCTGATGGAAGGCGCCGAGGGCGATGCCTTCAACAACCGTCTCTCGCGTAAGCCGGTCGCAATGGCCGTGCGCAACAATAACAAGCCGATCAACTCGGAGGGAGTGAATGAACTGGAAGCCGGAACTCGACGAGCTCACCCGGCGCGAAGCCTTCGCGCGGGAGATGGGCGGCGTTGA